From one Candidatus Acidiferrales bacterium genomic stretch:
- the rpoB gene encoding DNA-directed RNA polymerase subunit beta has protein sequence MRNGNRATRERERLDFARIRAAVQIPNLIDVQKKSYERFLQMDKLPSEREDTGLQSVFTSVFPIQDFRGLSQLDFVDYAIGDWECKCGHLRGLHHLRATCRNCGASVVTNPYKTGDVVCSKCGAFNRNTPTFCNKCGDPVTLQLKYDVNECQERGMTYSAPLKVTIRLTIYDKDPDTGAKSIRDIKEQEVFYGDIPLMTENGTFIINGTERVIVSQLHRSPGVFYETANNRTYFLGKIIPYRGSWVEFEYDTKNILYVRIDRKRKFLGSIFLRALGMKSNEEILRTFYQVERVSLRDRQLLLGVSEALLDRKLSKEIKHPHSGDVMVGAHKRITESLYKEIVKAKVGQVEVPVGDLEGAVTVGELVNRQTGEVLLEANKPLNPETWASLAEAGITEVDVCFPERDDVGVIISRTLEKDAIRNSREALIEIYRKLRPGDPPTLETATALFNGMFFDARKYDFSRVGRLKFNIKMGLETPLDKRTLESGDFVAAINYLLKLRKNIGTVDDIDHLGNRRVRAVGELLENQFRIGLVRMERAIKEKMSVYQEMSTAMPHDLVNAKPVMAAIREFFGSSQLSQFMDQTNPLSEITHKRRLSALGPGGLSRERAGFEVRDVHPTHYGRICPIETPEGPNIGLISSLSCYARINEFGFIESPYRKVKNGRVIDYVQIVNAGGSEFKPGEIVEKEKVDSANDELTRGKVTADAYCFYLSAWEEDRYVVAQANASLDERGRITTDLVNCRQAGNFVLKSREEVDYIDVSPKQLVSVAASLIPFLENDDANRALMGSNMQRQAVPLIKGEAPLVGTGMERVTAHDSGAVVSCRRDGIVDQVDSERIIVRVESDQSGVLSREVGSDIYLLTKFKRSNQNTCISQKPLVRVGDRVHQGQVLADGPCTDRGELALGRNVLVAFLPWRGYNFEDAILVSEKLVQEDYYTSIHIEEYEIEARDTKLGPEEITRDIPNINEGFLRNLDESGVIRIGATVKPGDILVGKVTPKGETTLTPEEKLLRAIFGEKAGDVRDASLYCPPGIEGTIVDVKIFCRKGAEKDERHKAIEATQVFKLEKNLADEIRILTDERLKRLSALLGDQTLVADLHDERTNKRLLTKGTELTRDILEKISTRNLKRLRLSDKDPLLIEKIDEIEEMTSRQIDVLRKITEERKEKLKKGDELPPGVIKLVKVYIAMKRKLSVGDKMAGRHGNKGVIARIVPAEDMPYLPDGTPVEIVLNPLGVPSRMNVGQILETHLGWAAKDLGRQVSQLLDGEARTEAVRKWFKETFGATSVWESLRGLDDDDILDVARNYGEGIPMATPVFDGAREKDIRHLLAAAGLPENGKITLYDGMTGDQFSQQVTVGYIYMLKLSHLVDDKIHARSIGPYSLITQQPLGGKAQFGGQRFGEMEVWALEAYGAAHILQELLTAKSDDVYGRAKIYEAIVKGEAGIEPGVPESFNVLVRELQSLCLDVELMKRQKPQTEPAAAD, from the coding sequence TGCAACAAGTGCGGCGACCCGGTTACTCTGCAACTGAAGTACGACGTAAACGAGTGCCAGGAACGCGGCATGACGTATTCCGCGCCGCTGAAAGTCACGATTCGCCTGACGATTTACGACAAGGACCCGGACACGGGCGCGAAGTCCATTCGCGATATTAAAGAACAGGAAGTTTTCTACGGCGACATTCCGCTGATGACGGAGAACGGCACGTTCATCATCAACGGGACTGAGCGCGTCATCGTCAGCCAGTTGCACCGCTCGCCAGGCGTGTTTTATGAGACGGCCAACAACCGGACTTACTTCCTTGGGAAGATCATTCCTTATCGCGGTTCGTGGGTCGAATTCGAATACGACACGAAGAACATCCTCTACGTGCGCATCGACCGCAAGCGCAAGTTTCTCGGCTCGATTTTCCTGCGCGCGCTTGGGATGAAGTCGAATGAAGAAATTTTGCGGACGTTCTATCAGGTCGAGCGCGTCTCTCTGCGCGACCGCCAGTTGCTCCTGGGCGTCTCGGAGGCTTTGCTCGATCGCAAGCTGTCGAAGGAAATCAAGCACCCGCACTCGGGCGACGTGATGGTCGGCGCGCACAAGCGCATCACGGAGTCGCTCTACAAAGAGATCGTCAAAGCCAAGGTCGGCCAGGTGGAAGTTCCCGTAGGAGACCTCGAGGGCGCGGTCACGGTTGGAGAGCTCGTCAATCGCCAGACCGGAGAAGTTTTGCTCGAAGCCAATAAGCCGCTGAATCCAGAGACCTGGGCTTCGCTTGCCGAGGCGGGAATCACGGAAGTCGATGTTTGTTTTCCGGAGCGCGACGACGTCGGCGTGATTATCAGCCGCACACTCGAGAAGGACGCCATCCGCAATTCGCGCGAAGCGCTGATCGAAATCTACCGCAAGCTGCGTCCTGGCGATCCGCCGACGCTCGAAACCGCCACGGCGCTGTTCAATGGCATGTTCTTCGATGCGCGGAAATACGATTTCAGCCGCGTCGGCCGCCTGAAGTTCAATATCAAGATGGGACTCGAGACACCGCTCGACAAACGCACGCTGGAGTCGGGCGATTTCGTAGCGGCGATCAATTACCTGCTCAAGCTGCGCAAGAACATCGGCACCGTCGACGACATCGACCATCTCGGCAATCGCCGCGTCCGCGCCGTAGGCGAGCTGCTCGAAAATCAGTTCCGCATCGGCCTGGTGCGCATGGAACGCGCCATCAAGGAAAAGATGTCCGTGTACCAGGAAATGTCCACGGCTATGCCGCACGATCTCGTCAATGCCAAGCCAGTGATGGCCGCGATTCGCGAGTTTTTCGGCAGCTCGCAGTTGAGCCAGTTCATGGATCAGACCAACCCGCTCAGCGAAATCACGCATAAGCGGCGGCTTTCGGCTCTGGGTCCGGGCGGACTTTCGCGCGAGCGCGCGGGATTCGAAGTGCGCGACGTGCACCCGACGCACTACGGCCGCATTTGCCCGATTGAGACGCCGGAAGGTCCGAACATCGGCTTGATCAGCTCGCTTTCCTGTTACGCGAGGATCAATGAGTTCGGGTTCATCGAATCGCCGTATCGCAAGGTGAAAAACGGCCGCGTGATCGATTACGTGCAAATCGTCAATGCGGGCGGAAGCGAATTCAAGCCTGGCGAAATCGTGGAGAAAGAAAAAGTCGATTCGGCAAACGACGAACTCACGCGCGGCAAAGTGACCGCCGATGCGTATTGCTTCTACCTCTCGGCGTGGGAAGAGGACCGCTACGTGGTGGCGCAGGCGAACGCTTCGCTCGACGAACGCGGTCGCATCACGACCGACCTCGTGAATTGCCGCCAGGCCGGCAACTTCGTTTTGAAGTCGCGCGAGGAAGTGGACTACATTGACGTTTCGCCGAAGCAGCTGGTCTCCGTTGCGGCCAGCTTGATTCCGTTCCTTGAAAATGACGACGCGAACCGCGCGCTGATGGGATCGAACATGCAGCGGCAGGCCGTGCCTCTTATCAAGGGCGAAGCGCCTCTTGTGGGAACGGGCATGGAACGAGTGACGGCGCACGATTCCGGCGCGGTCGTGAGCTGCCGCCGCGACGGCATCGTGGATCAGGTCGACTCGGAGCGCATTATCGTCCGTGTCGAATCCGATCAGTCGGGCGTGCTGAGCCGCGAAGTCGGTTCGGATATTTATCTGCTGACGAAGTTCAAGCGCTCCAACCAGAACACGTGCATCAGCCAGAAGCCACTGGTTCGCGTCGGCGACCGCGTGCATCAGGGCCAGGTGTTGGCCGATGGCCCGTGTACGGATCGCGGCGAACTGGCGCTTGGACGCAACGTGCTTGTCGCGTTCCTTCCGTGGCGCGGCTACAACTTTGAAGACGCCATTCTGGTGAGCGAGAAGCTCGTTCAAGAGGATTACTACACTTCGATTCACATCGAGGAGTACGAAATCGAGGCGCGCGACACGAAGCTCGGCCCAGAGGAAATCACGCGCGACATTCCCAACATCAACGAAGGCTTTTTGCGCAACCTCGACGAAAGCGGCGTGATTCGCATCGGCGCCACGGTGAAGCCGGGCGACATCCTCGTCGGCAAAGTGACGCCCAAGGGCGAGACTACGCTGACGCCGGAGGAAAAACTGCTGCGCGCCATCTTCGGCGAAAAGGCCGGGGACGTCCGCGACGCTTCGCTCTATTGTCCGCCGGGCATCGAGGGCACCATTGTCGACGTCAAGATTTTCTGCCGCAAAGGAGCGGAAAAGGACGAGCGCCACAAGGCCATCGAAGCGACCCAGGTTTTCAAGCTCGAAAAGAACCTCGCCGATGAGATCCGTATTCTCACCGACGAAAGGCTGAAGCGCCTCAGCGCGCTTTTGGGCGACCAGACGCTCGTTGCCGACCTGCACGATGAACGCACCAACAAGCGCCTGCTGACCAAGGGCACGGAACTTACGCGCGATATTTTGGAAAAAATTTCCACGCGCAATTTGAAGCGCCTGCGCCTCTCGGACAAAGATCCGTTGCTCATTGAGAAGATCGACGAAATCGAAGAGATGACCTCGCGGCAAATTGACGTGCTCCGCAAGATCACCGAAGAGCGCAAGGAAAAACTCAAGAAGGGCGATGAGCTGCCGCCGGGCGTCATCAAGCTCGTGAAGGTCTATATCGCGATGAAGCGCAAGCTGTCGGTCGGCGACAAAATGGCCGGCCGCCACGGAAACAAGGGCGTCATCGCGCGCATCGTGCCCGCGGAAGACATGCCCTATTTGCCTGATGGCACGCCGGTCGAGATCGTTCTCAATCCTCTCGGCGTTCCTTCGCGTATGAACGTGGGGCAGATATTGGAAACGCACCTCGGCTGGGCTGCAAAGGATCTGGGCCGGCAGGTTTCGCAGTTGCTCGATGGCGAGGCGCGCACGGAAGCGGTGCGCAAGTGGTTTAAGGAAACCTTCGGCGCCACATCCGTTTGGGAGTCACTCCGCGGTCTCGACGATGATGACATTCTCGACGTTGCGCGCAACTATGGAGAGGGCATCCCCATGGCGACGCCGGTTTTCGACGGCGCTCGCGAAAAGGACATTCGCCATCTCTTGGCCGCAGCAGGGCTGCCCGAAAATGGCAAGATCACTCTCTACGACGGGATGACCGGCGACCAGTTCTCGCAACAGGTCACCGTCGGTTATATCTACATGCTTAAGCTGTCGCACTTGGTCGACGATAAGATTCACGCACGCTCGATCGGCCCCTATTCGCTCATCACCCAGCAGCCGCTGGGCGGCAAAGCGCAGTTCGGCGGACAGCGCTTCGGAGAAATGGAGGTGTGGGCGCTCGAAGCTTACGGCGCGGCACACATCCTCCAGGAATTGCTCACGGCGAAGTCCGACGACGTGTACGGCCGGGCCAAGATTTACGAAGCTATTGTCAAGGGTGAGGCCGGAATCGAACCCGGCGTACCCGAATCCTTCAACGTGCTTGTGCGCGAGCTGCAGTCGCTCTGCCTGGACGTTGAACTGATGAAGCGCCAGAAGCCGCAAACGGAACCAGCGGCTGCCGATTAA